The following proteins come from a genomic window of Canis lupus dingo isolate Sandy chromosome 20, ASM325472v2, whole genome shotgun sequence:
- the LOC112666950 gene encoding olfactory receptor 1361-like: MEDANLTSVTEFLLLGLSENPKQQQLLFIIFLTMYLVTGLGNLLIILAIATDPRLHTPMYFFLANLAFVDICFTSTTIPKMLANHVSGHKGIPYAGCLTQMFFFIWFAGIDSFLLAAMAYDRYVAICHPLHYTTSVTPQLCGFLVAASWTAAFGNALTHTVLLTRLSFCTHNRVPHFFCDLSPLLKLACSDIFLNNAMVYTLGALPTIIPFVGILVSYTCIFATVLRIPSTRGKQKAFSTCGSHLSVVSLFYGTLIGVYFSPMSSHTAQKGTAAAVMYTVVTPMLNPFIYSLRNSDMKGALGALINRKPVFSQ, from the coding sequence ATGGAAGACGCAAATCTCACGTCAGTCACTGAGTTCCTGCTCCTGGGCCTTTCAGAGAACCCCAAGCAACAGCAGCTGCTGTTCATAATCTTCCTGACTATGTACCTGGTCACGGGGCTGGGAAACCTGCTCATCATCCTGGCTATTGCCACTGACCCCCGACTCCACacgcccatgtacttcttcctggcTAACTTGGCCTTTGTGGACATTTGCTTCACCTCCACCACCATTCCCAAGATGCTAGCCAACCACGTATCAGGACACAAAGGGATCCCTTATGCGGGCTGCCTGACCCAGATGTTTTTCTTCATCTGGTTTGCTGGCATCGATAGCTTCCTGCTGGCtgccatggcctatgaccgctatgtggccatctgtcaCCCTCTGCACTACACCACATCTGTAACGCCACAGCTCTGTGGATTCCTGGTGGCTGCATCCTGGACTGCAGCCTTCGGGAATGCCCTAACCCACACTGTATTACTGACTCGCCTCTCATTCTGCACCCACAACCGGGTTCCCCATTTCTTTTGTGACCTCAGCCCTCTGCTGAAGTTGGCCTGCTCTGACATCTTTCTCAATAATGCAATGGTATATACCTTGGGCGCCCTACCGACCATCATACCCTTTGTGGGCATCTTGGTCTCTTACACATGCATCTTTGCTACGGTGCTGAGGATCCCTTCCACCAGAGGCAAGCAGAAAGCTTTCTCCACCTGTGGCTCTCATCTGTCTGTGGTGTCCCTATTCTACGGGACACTCATTGGGGTTTATTTCAGCCCAATGTCCTCCCACACGGCCCAGAAGGGCACAGCCGCTGCGGTGATGTACACCGTGGTCACTCCCATGCTGAACCCCTTCATCTACAGCCTACGCAACAGTGACATGAAGGGGGCTTTGGGGGCCCTCATCAATAGGAAGCCAGTTTTTAGTCAGTGA